One part of the Candidatus Kouleothrix ribensis genome encodes these proteins:
- a CDS encoding SUMF1/EgtB/PvdO family nonheme iron enzyme, with product MTDPAAQLAFLRAQRAAATDPAARAMFDTLIASLEAQQPKYQRQDAPPPARSHSQQIGGYASIQAAIAGDVYGDIYLVGERTESTKVLLKGYLRWMASQCGQLPLRGVREQRAAADVLDIPLDQVYTQLATTAQVERERLVTAADRAALDPATFQQAHTGAHLLPRELRTAMWCYDDAEAAMFAHTPLGLPAQAGTGAEFERLSLNDLRNNLQRWARVSFYGPQLVSEAIAASPRLVLLGEPGSGKSTALRFLALTLARAGLDETIDLAALLEGWGLLGTSGRLIPLFMPLLPLAQHLATQKNHNGSAADLWQAIDAHLGRNGATGEVITAMRAELVRGHVLLLLDGLDEVAGADSRRQVIDAVRAFAAEQPQCRMVVACRVRAYEGAQNSAWQLPGWPAATLADWTRGQMEQFVAAWYAAVVAAGGLAEQRRTERVQSLQRAISAREDLQRLGVRPLLLTIMALVHLNDGRLPEDRVSLYSRSVDILLAQWEQRGKDASEFGSLMDYVGLPNSGSTALRPLLARAAFAAHEAAKPGEVGRLSRPVLRTMVDDELKRLGHPNPSHGADRFLEYTDLRAGLIQSNDVGDEYAFPHQTFQEYLGGLALISGAQFVDEIMRRRHDDRWRVPIFLGLGHAVSEGLFAQSYQVLSRLLHARGRDQARRQRDLIFAYELADDVGWDRLERAGAEFSALHEALARELADVVEGTALPAAERVQAGIYLGRLGDPRPGVCSLPPAMVTFEAGDFGIGITRAEYHAIVKQEKRSDLEQEAREWYKDSINSAATRVARFALARYPVTNAQYALFIADDGYNTERRWWDAAGRAWLQQATQTEPRFWEDERFGSTCPNHPVVGVAWYEAMAFCRWLTLHLHDGFVYTLPSEAEWEYAARGAARRVYPWGDAAPGAERANFSGAHNGTTPVGSFSAGATPERLLDMAGNAWEWTRSVYRPYPYDPQDGRESLDSPASKYFTLRGGSWYDRSINLRAALRNNNTPDDQISLIGFRLARHLPV from the coding sequence ATGACCGACCCAGCCGCCCAACTAGCCTTTCTGCGCGCCCAGCGCGCTGCGGCGACCGACCCTGCTGCCCGCGCGATGTTCGATACCCTGATCGCCTCGCTCGAAGCGCAGCAGCCGAAATATCAGCGGCAGGATGCGCCTCCACCAGCGCGCAGCCACAGCCAGCAGATCGGCGGCTACGCCTCGATCCAGGCCGCGATTGCCGGCGATGTCTACGGCGACATCTACCTGGTTGGCGAGCGTACCGAGAGCACGAAGGTTCTGTTGAAGGGCTACCTGCGCTGGATGGCCAGCCAGTGCGGCCAGCTGCCGCTGCGCGGTGTGCGCGAGCAGCGCGCCGCTGCCGATGTGCTCGACATCCCCCTCGACCAGGTCTACACCCAACTCGCCACTACCGCGCAGGTCGAGCGCGAGCGGCTTGTAACCGCGGCCGATCGCGCGGCGCTCGACCCGGCCACGTTTCAGCAGGCCCATACGGGCGCGCACCTGCTGCCACGCGAGCTACGCACTGCCATGTGGTGCTACGACGATGCTGAGGCCGCCATGTTCGCACACACACCGCTCGGCCTGCCCGCCCAGGCCGGCACCGGCGCCGAGTTCGAGCGGCTCTCGCTCAATGATCTGCGGAACAATCTGCAACGCTGGGCGCGCGTGAGCTTCTACGGCCCGCAGCTGGTGTCGGAGGCAATCGCGGCCAGCCCACGCCTGGTGCTGCTGGGCGAGCCAGGCAGCGGCAAGAGCACGGCATTGCGCTTCCTGGCGCTCACGCTCGCGCGCGCCGGGCTGGACGAGACAATCGACCTGGCCGCGCTGCTCGAAGGGTGGGGCCTGCTCGGCACCAGCGGCCGGCTCATCCCGCTGTTCATGCCGCTGCTGCCGCTGGCTCAGCATCTCGCGACGCAGAAGAACCACAATGGCAGCGCCGCCGACCTGTGGCAGGCGATCGACGCACACCTGGGCCGCAACGGCGCGACCGGCGAAGTCATCACGGCGATGCGTGCCGAGCTGGTGCGCGGCCACGTGCTGCTGCTGCTGGATGGGTTGGACGAGGTCGCGGGCGCGGATTCGCGCCGCCAGGTGATCGACGCGGTGCGGGCCTTTGCGGCCGAGCAGCCGCAGTGCCGCATGGTGGTGGCCTGCCGCGTGCGGGCCTACGAGGGCGCGCAGAACAGCGCCTGGCAGCTGCCTGGCTGGCCAGCCGCAACCCTGGCGGATTGGACGCGCGGACAGATGGAGCAGTTCGTGGCAGCCTGGTATGCTGCGGTCGTGGCAGCTGGCGGGCTGGCCGAGCAGCGCCGCACCGAGCGCGTTCAGTCGCTTCAGCGGGCCATCAGCGCGCGTGAGGATCTGCAGCGCCTGGGTGTGCGCCCGCTGCTGCTGACGATCATGGCGCTGGTGCATCTGAACGATGGCCGCCTGCCCGAAGACCGGGTGAGCCTGTATAGCCGCAGCGTCGACATCCTGCTGGCGCAGTGGGAACAGCGTGGCAAGGACGCAAGTGAATTCGGCTCGCTCATGGACTACGTCGGCCTGCCGAACAGCGGCAGCACCGCGCTGCGCCCCCTACTGGCGCGCGCGGCCTTTGCGGCACACGAAGCGGCTAAGCCCGGTGAGGTCGGCCGCCTCAGCCGCCCGGTGCTGCGCACCATGGTGGACGATGAGCTTAAGCGCCTGGGCCACCCGAACCCCTCACATGGCGCCGACCGCTTTCTCGAGTACACCGATCTGCGCGCCGGCCTGATCCAGTCCAATGACGTCGGCGACGAGTACGCCTTCCCACACCAGACTTTCCAGGAGTACCTGGGCGGGCTGGCGCTAATCAGCGGCGCGCAGTTCGTCGACGAGATCATGCGGCGGCGGCACGACGACCGCTGGCGCGTGCCGATCTTCCTGGGCCTGGGCCATGCCGTGAGCGAGGGGCTGTTCGCGCAGTCCTACCAGGTGTTGAGCCGGCTGCTCCACGCGCGCGGGCGCGACCAGGCCCGCCGCCAGCGCGACCTGATCTTCGCATATGAGCTAGCCGACGACGTGGGCTGGGATCGGCTGGAGCGCGCGGGGGCAGAGTTCAGCGCGCTGCATGAGGCGCTGGCCAGGGAACTGGCTGATGTAGTAGAAGGAACCGCGCTGCCCGCCGCCGAGCGTGTGCAAGCGGGCATCTACCTCGGGCGTTTGGGCGACCCGCGCCCCGGCGTGTGCAGCCTGCCGCCAGCCATGGTCACTTTTGAGGCAGGCGATTTTGGCATCGGCATAACCAGAGCCGAATACCACGCGATCGTCAAGCAGGAAAAGCGTAGCGATTTGGAACAAGAGGCGCGCGAGTGGTACAAAGACTCGATCAATTCTGCAGCAACACGCGTTGCGCGGTTTGCGCTGGCGCGCTACCCGGTGACGAATGCGCAGTACGCGCTGTTTATCGCCGACGATGGCTATAATACTGAGCGCCGGTGGTGGGATGCAGCCGGGCGGGCGTGGCTCCAGCAGGCTACACAGACAGAGCCACGGTTTTGGGAGGATGAGCGCTTCGGCAGCACCTGCCCAAATCATCCGGTTGTCGGCGTGGCGTGGTACGAGGCCATGGCCTTCTGCCGCTGGCTGACGCTGCACCTGCACGATGGCTTTGTCTACACGCTGCCGAGTGAGGCCGAGTGGGAATATGCCGCACGCGGGGCAGCACGGCGAGTATACCCATGGGGCGATGCCGCGCCGGGTGCCGAGCGCGCGAACTTTAGTGGCGCGCACAATGGCACGACCCCGGTCGGCAGCTTCTCCGCCGGCGCAACGCCCGAAAGGCTACTCGACATGGCCGGCAATGCCTGGGAGTGGACGCGCAGTGTGTACCGCCCCTACCCGTACGACCCACAAGATGGGCGCGAGAGTTTAGATAGCCCAGCGAGTAAATACTTTACACTGCGCGGCGGTAGTTGGTACGATCGATCGATCAACCTGCGCGCTGCCCTCCGCAACAACAACACACCTGACGACCAGATCAGCCTCATCGGCTTCCGTCTCGCCCGGCATCTCCCTGTGTAA
- a CDS encoding methyltransferase domain-containing protein — protein MSLTNRWNQFIYRLWAPVYDRAFTRLFAAGRRQAMAALAPQPGERLLLAGVGTGADLPLLPAGLQVVGLDLSSAMLRRARRREARGNTKVLLIQADAQALPLRDGVCDAALLNLIVSVVPDGAACLSEAVRALRPSGRIVIFDKFMPDDGRLGIIRRILNAGARWFGTDINRRLSDILANTHCVIALNLPSLARGMYRVVVVKPLLSA, from the coding sequence ATGTCGCTCACGAACCGCTGGAACCAGTTCATCTACCGCCTGTGGGCGCCGGTCTACGACCGAGCGTTCACGCGTCTGTTTGCGGCTGGGCGACGACAGGCGATGGCTGCTCTGGCGCCCCAGCCAGGCGAGCGGCTGCTGCTGGCTGGCGTCGGCACCGGCGCTGATCTGCCGCTCCTGCCGGCTGGCCTGCAGGTGGTCGGGCTGGATCTTAGCTCCGCGATGCTGAGGCGTGCGCGCAGGCGGGAAGCGCGCGGAAACACGAAGGTGCTGCTCATCCAGGCCGATGCCCAGGCGCTGCCATTGCGCGATGGCGTGTGTGATGCGGCGCTGCTCAACCTGATCGTCAGTGTGGTTCCTGACGGCGCAGCGTGCCTGAGCGAGGCAGTCAGGGCGCTGCGGCCTTCGGGAAGGATCGTGATCTTCGACAAGTTCATGCCCGACGACGGCCGGCTGGGGATCATCCGGCGCATACTCAACGCCGGGGCGCGCTGGTTCGGCACTGACATCAACCGCCGGCTCAGCGATATCCTGGCGAACACTCACTGCGTCATCGCCCTCAATCTGCCGAGTCTGGCGCGTGGTATGTATCGGGTTGTGGTTGTCAAGCCACTGCTTTCGGCATGA
- a CDS encoding winged helix-turn-helix domain-containing protein, with the protein MLAHSIRPRGFAFPEYVVIMSHHFAAYCLAKWGTKDAWRAELERIWDAAPPAKHAPAPACKPDVVIPAKPCGRASNHAAQVDRVYGLLLEHRAGAQAPIHTAELASAAGMHRVTLAGILAELRSAGRITTTRNGRYGGLIVAFPDVAISTAPTTCTPQRAQICRIQM; encoded by the coding sequence GTGCTGGCGCATAGCATCCGGCCGCGCGGCTTCGCCTTCCCCGAGTATGTGGTGATTATGTCACATCACTTCGCCGCCTACTGCCTGGCGAAGTGGGGCACCAAAGACGCCTGGCGCGCCGAGCTTGAGCGCATCTGGGATGCCGCGCCGCCGGCGAAGCATGCGCCCGCACCAGCCTGCAAACCAGATGTAGTCATTCCTGCGAAGCCGTGCGGCCGGGCCAGCAACCACGCTGCGCAGGTCGATCGCGTGTATGGACTGCTGCTCGAGCACCGCGCCGGCGCGCAAGCCCCCATTCACACCGCCGAGCTGGCCAGCGCAGCGGGCATGCACCGCGTCACCCTGGCCGGCATCCTGGCCGAGCTGCGCAGCGCCGGGCGAATAACTACCACGCGCAACGGGCGCTACGGCGGGCTGATTGTGGCATTTCCAGATGTAGCCATTTCCACTGCGCCTACCACATGCACCCCGCAGCGGGCGCAGATCTGCCGAATCCAGATGTAG